The following proteins are encoded in a genomic region of Oncorhynchus kisutch isolate 150728-3 linkage group LG4, Okis_V2, whole genome shotgun sequence:
- the mtss1la gene encoding MTSS I-BAR domain containing 2a isoform X2, whose protein sequence is MESVEKECGALGGLFQAIVNDMKSSYPVWEDFSAKATKLHSQLRTTVLATVAFLDAFQKVADMATNSRGGTRDIGSALTRMCMRHRSIETKLRHFTNALMEGLVTPLQDRIEEWKKTANLLDKDHAKEYKRSRQEIKRKSSDTMKLQKKARKGRGNLRPQLDSAMQDVSDLYLLMGETEKQAVRRALLEERGRYCFFINLLKPVVNGEIAMLGEITHLQAIVDDLTVLTEDPHKLPPASEQVIGDLKGSDYSWSYQTPPSSPSSAASRKSSMCSILQMPTVGAHRLSSVSSHDSGFISQDANTHSKPPSPMPSDITSQKSTSSASSEASETCQSVSECNSPTAFGSGSSFGTFRPALSHTGSIRPLSVILPGSPTFNRSPGSKPPSPISKVPSWKDWSKTSTYEPSLATTLQQRRESLDRMREQEVPSSPKGFSGMHPDTHRSRMAQATIAAKHGGEAMSPAASTLAMVLTRGLSIEQQKNSRESLQYSSGYSTQTNTPCCSEDTIPSQGSDYECYSLNGDADTSREADFDKSSTIPRHSNIAQNYRRMIQTKRPASTAGLPAGVSPPGGMHGVIYGGDGGRDGRHGAITSGTATIRRTPSSKTGVRRTPSTSGPIAIRPPIVPVKTPTVPDSPVYSPCYSPSYSPSLIQSMGSEEYLYGDETPSSALEYMKASPKRLSLPDTTAWSSGGGLDQSVYAQQPPGMTGLSLEEDPQLAANRHSLVEKIGELAASAHALGEGQFPFSSLDPLPADPMGTNSVTQHPQQPPHRPQEGVDMLVSIRRGVRLRKAVSNDRSAPRILQDTAAASRILR, encoded by the exons gaggCACCAGGGACATAGGTTCAGCTCTGACCAGGATGTGCATGAGACACCGCAGCATCGAGACTAAACTACGCCACTTCACCAA tgctCTTATGGAAGGCCTAGTCACTCCTCTCCAGGACAGGATAGAAGAATGGAAGAAGACAGCTAACCTGCTGGACAAAGACCACGCCAAAG AATACAAGCGGTCTCGCCAGGAGATCAAGAGGAAGTCCTCAGACACCATGAAGCTCCAGAAGAAGGCCAGGAAAG gccggGGTAACCTGCGTCCCCAGCTGGACAGTGCCATGCAGGACGTCAGTGACCTCTACCTTCTGATGGGGGAGACCGAGAAGCAGGCGGTGCGCCGGGCCCTCCTAGAGGAGAGGGGGCGCTACTGCTTCTTCATCAACCTGCTGAAGCCTGTGGTG AATGGAGAGATAGCCATGCTGGGAGAGATCACTCACCTGCAGGCCATTGTTGATGACCTCACTGTGCTCACTGAAGACCCACACAAACTGCCCCCGGCTAGTGAGCAG gtgatcGGGGACCTGAAGGGTTCAGACTACAGTTGGTCCTACcagacccctccctcctctcccagcagTGCTGCCTCCAGGAAGAGCAGTATGTGCAGTATCCTCCAGATGCCAACTGTCGGTGCCCATCGTCTCAGTAGTGTCTCCTCCCATGATTCAGGGTTCATCTCTCAGGATGCCAACACCCACTCCAAGCCCCCCTCGCCCATGCCCTCTGACATCACCAGCCAG AAGTCCACCAGCTCAGCCTCCTCTGAGGCATCAGAAACCTGCCAATCTGTCAGTGAATGCAACTCTCCCACCGCG TTTGGCTCGGGCTCATCCTTCGGTACCTTCCGCcccgctctctcacacactggcTCCATCAGGCCTCTCTCTGTCATACTTCCTGGGTCCCCCACATTTAACCGCTCTCCTGGATCCAAACCCCCCTCACCCATCTCAAAGGTTCCTAGCTGGAAG GATTGGTCTAAAACCAGTACCTATGAGCCCTCACTGGCTACCACTCTGCAGCAAAGGAGAGAGTCATTGGACAGGATGAGGGAGCAGGAGGTTCCTTCCAGTCCTAAAGGGTTCTCTGGGATGCACCCAGACACTCATAGGTCCAGGATGGCCCAAGCTACTATAGCAGCCAAG cACGGCGGTGAGGCCATGTCCCCAGCAGCCAGTACACTAGCCATGGTGCTGACCCGTGGTCTCAGTATAGAGCAGCAGAAGAATAGCAGGGAATCTCTGCAGTATTCCAGTGGCTACAGCACCCAGACCAACACACCCTGCTGCTCAGAGGACACCATCCCCTCACAGG GGTCTGACTATGAGTGCTACTCTCTGAACGGGGACGCTGATACCAGCAGGGAGGCTGACTTCGACAAGTCCTCCACCATCCCCCGCCACAGCAACATCGCCCAGAACTACCGCCGCATGATCCAGACCAAGAGGCCGGCCAGCACCGCCGGGTTACCCGCCGGAGTGAGCCCTCCTGGTGGTATGCATGGAGTGATTTATGGGGGTGATGGAGGGCGTGATGGGAGGCACGGAGCCATCACCTCTGGAACAGCCACCATCCGCCGGACCCCCTCCTCCAAAACGGGGGTGAGACGCACACCGTCCACCTCAGGCCCCATCGCCATCCGCCCCCCCATCGTTCCAGTCAAGACCCCCACGGTGCCAGACTCTCCTGTCTACTCCCCCTGTTACTCCCCCAGCTACTCTCCCAGCCTTATCCAGAGCATGGGAAGTGAAGAGTACCTGTATGGGGACGAGACTCCATCCAGTGCCTTGGAGTACATGAAAGCCTCCCCCAAGCGGCTGAGCCTACCTGACACCACCGCCTGGAGCTCCGGAGGGGGGCTGGACCAAAGTGTCTATGCCCAGCAGCCCCCTGGCATGACAGGCCTCAGCCTAGAGGAGGACCCCCAGCTGGCAGCCAACCGCCACAGCCTGGTGGAGAAGATCGGAGAGCTCGCGGCCAGCGCCCACGCCCTGGGCGAAGGTCagttccccttctcctctctggaCCCTCTGCCAGCGGACCCAATGGGTACCAACTCTGTAACCCAACACCCACAACAACCACCACACAGGCCCCAGGAGGGCGTGGACATGCTGGTGTCCATACGGAGAGGTGTGAGGCTCCGCAAGGCGGTCTCCAACGACAGATCAGCCCCCAGGATACTGCAGGATACTGCAGCAGCATCCAGGATACTGCGGTAG
- the mtss1la gene encoding MTSS I-BAR domain containing 2a isoform X1: MESVEKECGALGGLFQAIVNDMKSSYPVWEDFSAKATKLHSQLRTTVLATVAFLDAFQKVADMATNSRGGTRDIGSALTRMCMRHRSIETKLRHFTNALMEGLVTPLQDRIEEWKKTANLLDKDHAKEYKRSRQEIKRKSSDTMKLQKKARKELLGRGNLRPQLDSAMQDVSDLYLLMGETEKQAVRRALLEERGRYCFFINLLKPVVNGEIAMLGEITHLQAIVDDLTVLTEDPHKLPPASEQVIGDLKGSDYSWSYQTPPSSPSSAASRKSSMCSILQMPTVGAHRLSSVSSHDSGFISQDANTHSKPPSPMPSDITSQKSTSSASSEASETCQSVSECNSPTAFGSGSSFGTFRPALSHTGSIRPLSVILPGSPTFNRSPGSKPPSPISKVPSWKDWSKTSTYEPSLATTLQQRRESLDRMREQEVPSSPKGFSGMHPDTHRSRMAQATIAAKHGGEAMSPAASTLAMVLTRGLSIEQQKNSRESLQYSSGYSTQTNTPCCSEDTIPSQGSDYECYSLNGDADTSREADFDKSSTIPRHSNIAQNYRRMIQTKRPASTAGLPAGVSPPGGMHGVIYGGDGGRDGRHGAITSGTATIRRTPSSKTGVRRTPSTSGPIAIRPPIVPVKTPTVPDSPVYSPCYSPSYSPSLIQSMGSEEYLYGDETPSSALEYMKASPKRLSLPDTTAWSSGGGLDQSVYAQQPPGMTGLSLEEDPQLAANRHSLVEKIGELAASAHALGEGQFPFSSLDPLPADPMGTNSVTQHPQQPPHRPQEGVDMLVSIRRGVRLRKAVSNDRSAPRILQDTAAASRILR, encoded by the exons gaggCACCAGGGACATAGGTTCAGCTCTGACCAGGATGTGCATGAGACACCGCAGCATCGAGACTAAACTACGCCACTTCACCAA tgctCTTATGGAAGGCCTAGTCACTCCTCTCCAGGACAGGATAGAAGAATGGAAGAAGACAGCTAACCTGCTGGACAAAGACCACGCCAAAG AATACAAGCGGTCTCGCCAGGAGATCAAGAGGAAGTCCTCAGACACCATGAAGCTCCAGAAGAAGGCCAGGAAAG AGCTTCTAG gccggGGTAACCTGCGTCCCCAGCTGGACAGTGCCATGCAGGACGTCAGTGACCTCTACCTTCTGATGGGGGAGACCGAGAAGCAGGCGGTGCGCCGGGCCCTCCTAGAGGAGAGGGGGCGCTACTGCTTCTTCATCAACCTGCTGAAGCCTGTGGTG AATGGAGAGATAGCCATGCTGGGAGAGATCACTCACCTGCAGGCCATTGTTGATGACCTCACTGTGCTCACTGAAGACCCACACAAACTGCCCCCGGCTAGTGAGCAG gtgatcGGGGACCTGAAGGGTTCAGACTACAGTTGGTCCTACcagacccctccctcctctcccagcagTGCTGCCTCCAGGAAGAGCAGTATGTGCAGTATCCTCCAGATGCCAACTGTCGGTGCCCATCGTCTCAGTAGTGTCTCCTCCCATGATTCAGGGTTCATCTCTCAGGATGCCAACACCCACTCCAAGCCCCCCTCGCCCATGCCCTCTGACATCACCAGCCAG AAGTCCACCAGCTCAGCCTCCTCTGAGGCATCAGAAACCTGCCAATCTGTCAGTGAATGCAACTCTCCCACCGCG TTTGGCTCGGGCTCATCCTTCGGTACCTTCCGCcccgctctctcacacactggcTCCATCAGGCCTCTCTCTGTCATACTTCCTGGGTCCCCCACATTTAACCGCTCTCCTGGATCCAAACCCCCCTCACCCATCTCAAAGGTTCCTAGCTGGAAG GATTGGTCTAAAACCAGTACCTATGAGCCCTCACTGGCTACCACTCTGCAGCAAAGGAGAGAGTCATTGGACAGGATGAGGGAGCAGGAGGTTCCTTCCAGTCCTAAAGGGTTCTCTGGGATGCACCCAGACACTCATAGGTCCAGGATGGCCCAAGCTACTATAGCAGCCAAG cACGGCGGTGAGGCCATGTCCCCAGCAGCCAGTACACTAGCCATGGTGCTGACCCGTGGTCTCAGTATAGAGCAGCAGAAGAATAGCAGGGAATCTCTGCAGTATTCCAGTGGCTACAGCACCCAGACCAACACACCCTGCTGCTCAGAGGACACCATCCCCTCACAGG GGTCTGACTATGAGTGCTACTCTCTGAACGGGGACGCTGATACCAGCAGGGAGGCTGACTTCGACAAGTCCTCCACCATCCCCCGCCACAGCAACATCGCCCAGAACTACCGCCGCATGATCCAGACCAAGAGGCCGGCCAGCACCGCCGGGTTACCCGCCGGAGTGAGCCCTCCTGGTGGTATGCATGGAGTGATTTATGGGGGTGATGGAGGGCGTGATGGGAGGCACGGAGCCATCACCTCTGGAACAGCCACCATCCGCCGGACCCCCTCCTCCAAAACGGGGGTGAGACGCACACCGTCCACCTCAGGCCCCATCGCCATCCGCCCCCCCATCGTTCCAGTCAAGACCCCCACGGTGCCAGACTCTCCTGTCTACTCCCCCTGTTACTCCCCCAGCTACTCTCCCAGCCTTATCCAGAGCATGGGAAGTGAAGAGTACCTGTATGGGGACGAGACTCCATCCAGTGCCTTGGAGTACATGAAAGCCTCCCCCAAGCGGCTGAGCCTACCTGACACCACCGCCTGGAGCTCCGGAGGGGGGCTGGACCAAAGTGTCTATGCCCAGCAGCCCCCTGGCATGACAGGCCTCAGCCTAGAGGAGGACCCCCAGCTGGCAGCCAACCGCCACAGCCTGGTGGAGAAGATCGGAGAGCTCGCGGCCAGCGCCCACGCCCTGGGCGAAGGTCagttccccttctcctctctggaCCCTCTGCCAGCGGACCCAATGGGTACCAACTCTGTAACCCAACACCCACAACAACCACCACACAGGCCCCAGGAGGGCGTGGACATGCTGGTGTCCATACGGAGAGGTGTGAGGCTCCGCAAGGCGGTCTCCAACGACAGATCAGCCCCCAGGATACTGCAGGATACTGCAGCAGCATCCAGGATACTGCGGTAG
- the mtss1la gene encoding MTSS I-BAR domain containing 2a isoform X4 produces MESVEKECGALGGLFQAIVNDMKSSYPVWEDFSAKATKLHSQLRTTVLATVAFLDAFQKVADMATNSRGGTRDIGSALTRMCMRHRSIETKLRHFTNALMEGLVTPLQDRIEEWKKTANLLDKDHAKEYKRSRQEIKRKSSDTMKLQKKARKGRGNLRPQLDSAMQDVSDLYLLMGETEKQAVRRALLEERGRYCFFINLLKPVVNGEIAMLGEITHLQAIVDDLTVLTEDPHKLPPASEQVIGDLKGSDYSWSYQTPPSSPSSAASRKSSMCSILQMPTVGAHRLSSVSSHDSGFISQDANTHSKPPSPMPSDITSQKSTSSASSEASETCQSVSECNSPTADWSKTSTYEPSLATTLQQRRESLDRMREQEVPSSPKGFSGMHPDTHRSRMAQATIAAKHGGEAMSPAASTLAMVLTRGLSIEQQKNSRESLQYSSGYSTQTNTPCCSEDTIPSQGSDYECYSLNGDADTSREADFDKSSTIPRHSNIAQNYRRMIQTKRPASTAGLPAGVSPPGGMHGVIYGGDGGRDGRHGAITSGTATIRRTPSSKTGVRRTPSTSGPIAIRPPIVPVKTPTVPDSPVYSPCYSPSYSPSLIQSMGSEEYLYGDETPSSALEYMKASPKRLSLPDTTAWSSGGGLDQSVYAQQPPGMTGLSLEEDPQLAANRHSLVEKIGELAASAHALGEGQFPFSSLDPLPADPMGTNSVTQHPQQPPHRPQEGVDMLVSIRRGVRLRKAVSNDRSAPRILQDTAAASRILR; encoded by the exons gaggCACCAGGGACATAGGTTCAGCTCTGACCAGGATGTGCATGAGACACCGCAGCATCGAGACTAAACTACGCCACTTCACCAA tgctCTTATGGAAGGCCTAGTCACTCCTCTCCAGGACAGGATAGAAGAATGGAAGAAGACAGCTAACCTGCTGGACAAAGACCACGCCAAAG AATACAAGCGGTCTCGCCAGGAGATCAAGAGGAAGTCCTCAGACACCATGAAGCTCCAGAAGAAGGCCAGGAAAG gccggGGTAACCTGCGTCCCCAGCTGGACAGTGCCATGCAGGACGTCAGTGACCTCTACCTTCTGATGGGGGAGACCGAGAAGCAGGCGGTGCGCCGGGCCCTCCTAGAGGAGAGGGGGCGCTACTGCTTCTTCATCAACCTGCTGAAGCCTGTGGTG AATGGAGAGATAGCCATGCTGGGAGAGATCACTCACCTGCAGGCCATTGTTGATGACCTCACTGTGCTCACTGAAGACCCACACAAACTGCCCCCGGCTAGTGAGCAG gtgatcGGGGACCTGAAGGGTTCAGACTACAGTTGGTCCTACcagacccctccctcctctcccagcagTGCTGCCTCCAGGAAGAGCAGTATGTGCAGTATCCTCCAGATGCCAACTGTCGGTGCCCATCGTCTCAGTAGTGTCTCCTCCCATGATTCAGGGTTCATCTCTCAGGATGCCAACACCCACTCCAAGCCCCCCTCGCCCATGCCCTCTGACATCACCAGCCAG AAGTCCACCAGCTCAGCCTCCTCTGAGGCATCAGAAACCTGCCAATCTGTCAGTGAATGCAACTCTCCCACCGCG GATTGGTCTAAAACCAGTACCTATGAGCCCTCACTGGCTACCACTCTGCAGCAAAGGAGAGAGTCATTGGACAGGATGAGGGAGCAGGAGGTTCCTTCCAGTCCTAAAGGGTTCTCTGGGATGCACCCAGACACTCATAGGTCCAGGATGGCCCAAGCTACTATAGCAGCCAAG cACGGCGGTGAGGCCATGTCCCCAGCAGCCAGTACACTAGCCATGGTGCTGACCCGTGGTCTCAGTATAGAGCAGCAGAAGAATAGCAGGGAATCTCTGCAGTATTCCAGTGGCTACAGCACCCAGACCAACACACCCTGCTGCTCAGAGGACACCATCCCCTCACAGG GGTCTGACTATGAGTGCTACTCTCTGAACGGGGACGCTGATACCAGCAGGGAGGCTGACTTCGACAAGTCCTCCACCATCCCCCGCCACAGCAACATCGCCCAGAACTACCGCCGCATGATCCAGACCAAGAGGCCGGCCAGCACCGCCGGGTTACCCGCCGGAGTGAGCCCTCCTGGTGGTATGCATGGAGTGATTTATGGGGGTGATGGAGGGCGTGATGGGAGGCACGGAGCCATCACCTCTGGAACAGCCACCATCCGCCGGACCCCCTCCTCCAAAACGGGGGTGAGACGCACACCGTCCACCTCAGGCCCCATCGCCATCCGCCCCCCCATCGTTCCAGTCAAGACCCCCACGGTGCCAGACTCTCCTGTCTACTCCCCCTGTTACTCCCCCAGCTACTCTCCCAGCCTTATCCAGAGCATGGGAAGTGAAGAGTACCTGTATGGGGACGAGACTCCATCCAGTGCCTTGGAGTACATGAAAGCCTCCCCCAAGCGGCTGAGCCTACCTGACACCACCGCCTGGAGCTCCGGAGGGGGGCTGGACCAAAGTGTCTATGCCCAGCAGCCCCCTGGCATGACAGGCCTCAGCCTAGAGGAGGACCCCCAGCTGGCAGCCAACCGCCACAGCCTGGTGGAGAAGATCGGAGAGCTCGCGGCCAGCGCCCACGCCCTGGGCGAAGGTCagttccccttctcctctctggaCCCTCTGCCAGCGGACCCAATGGGTACCAACTCTGTAACCCAACACCCACAACAACCACCACACAGGCCCCAGGAGGGCGTGGACATGCTGGTGTCCATACGGAGAGGTGTGAGGCTCCGCAAGGCGGTCTCCAACGACAGATCAGCCCCCAGGATACTGCAGGATACTGCAGCAGCATCCAGGATACTGCGGTAG
- the mtss1la gene encoding MTSS I-BAR domain containing 2a isoform X3, with protein MESVEKECGALGGLFQAIVNDMKSSYPVWEDFSAKATKLHSQLRTTVLATVAFLDAFQKVADMATNSRGGTRDIGSALTRMCMRHRSIETKLRHFTNALMEGLVTPLQDRIEEWKKTANLLDKDHAKEYKRSRQEIKRKSSDTMKLQKKARKELLGRGNLRPQLDSAMQDVSDLYLLMGETEKQAVRRALLEERGRYCFFINLLKPVVNGEIAMLGEITHLQAIVDDLTVLTEDPHKLPPASEQVIGDLKGSDYSWSYQTPPSSPSSAASRKSSMCSILQMPTVGAHRLSSVSSHDSGFISQDANTHSKPPSPMPSDITSQKSTSSASSEASETCQSVSECNSPTADWSKTSTYEPSLATTLQQRRESLDRMREQEVPSSPKGFSGMHPDTHRSRMAQATIAAKHGGEAMSPAASTLAMVLTRGLSIEQQKNSRESLQYSSGYSTQTNTPCCSEDTIPSQGSDYECYSLNGDADTSREADFDKSSTIPRHSNIAQNYRRMIQTKRPASTAGLPAGVSPPGGMHGVIYGGDGGRDGRHGAITSGTATIRRTPSSKTGVRRTPSTSGPIAIRPPIVPVKTPTVPDSPVYSPCYSPSYSPSLIQSMGSEEYLYGDETPSSALEYMKASPKRLSLPDTTAWSSGGGLDQSVYAQQPPGMTGLSLEEDPQLAANRHSLVEKIGELAASAHALGEGQFPFSSLDPLPADPMGTNSVTQHPQQPPHRPQEGVDMLVSIRRGVRLRKAVSNDRSAPRILQDTAAASRILR; from the exons gaggCACCAGGGACATAGGTTCAGCTCTGACCAGGATGTGCATGAGACACCGCAGCATCGAGACTAAACTACGCCACTTCACCAA tgctCTTATGGAAGGCCTAGTCACTCCTCTCCAGGACAGGATAGAAGAATGGAAGAAGACAGCTAACCTGCTGGACAAAGACCACGCCAAAG AATACAAGCGGTCTCGCCAGGAGATCAAGAGGAAGTCCTCAGACACCATGAAGCTCCAGAAGAAGGCCAGGAAAG AGCTTCTAG gccggGGTAACCTGCGTCCCCAGCTGGACAGTGCCATGCAGGACGTCAGTGACCTCTACCTTCTGATGGGGGAGACCGAGAAGCAGGCGGTGCGCCGGGCCCTCCTAGAGGAGAGGGGGCGCTACTGCTTCTTCATCAACCTGCTGAAGCCTGTGGTG AATGGAGAGATAGCCATGCTGGGAGAGATCACTCACCTGCAGGCCATTGTTGATGACCTCACTGTGCTCACTGAAGACCCACACAAACTGCCCCCGGCTAGTGAGCAG gtgatcGGGGACCTGAAGGGTTCAGACTACAGTTGGTCCTACcagacccctccctcctctcccagcagTGCTGCCTCCAGGAAGAGCAGTATGTGCAGTATCCTCCAGATGCCAACTGTCGGTGCCCATCGTCTCAGTAGTGTCTCCTCCCATGATTCAGGGTTCATCTCTCAGGATGCCAACACCCACTCCAAGCCCCCCTCGCCCATGCCCTCTGACATCACCAGCCAG AAGTCCACCAGCTCAGCCTCCTCTGAGGCATCAGAAACCTGCCAATCTGTCAGTGAATGCAACTCTCCCACCGCG GATTGGTCTAAAACCAGTACCTATGAGCCCTCACTGGCTACCACTCTGCAGCAAAGGAGAGAGTCATTGGACAGGATGAGGGAGCAGGAGGTTCCTTCCAGTCCTAAAGGGTTCTCTGGGATGCACCCAGACACTCATAGGTCCAGGATGGCCCAAGCTACTATAGCAGCCAAG cACGGCGGTGAGGCCATGTCCCCAGCAGCCAGTACACTAGCCATGGTGCTGACCCGTGGTCTCAGTATAGAGCAGCAGAAGAATAGCAGGGAATCTCTGCAGTATTCCAGTGGCTACAGCACCCAGACCAACACACCCTGCTGCTCAGAGGACACCATCCCCTCACAGG GGTCTGACTATGAGTGCTACTCTCTGAACGGGGACGCTGATACCAGCAGGGAGGCTGACTTCGACAAGTCCTCCACCATCCCCCGCCACAGCAACATCGCCCAGAACTACCGCCGCATGATCCAGACCAAGAGGCCGGCCAGCACCGCCGGGTTACCCGCCGGAGTGAGCCCTCCTGGTGGTATGCATGGAGTGATTTATGGGGGTGATGGAGGGCGTGATGGGAGGCACGGAGCCATCACCTCTGGAACAGCCACCATCCGCCGGACCCCCTCCTCCAAAACGGGGGTGAGACGCACACCGTCCACCTCAGGCCCCATCGCCATCCGCCCCCCCATCGTTCCAGTCAAGACCCCCACGGTGCCAGACTCTCCTGTCTACTCCCCCTGTTACTCCCCCAGCTACTCTCCCAGCCTTATCCAGAGCATGGGAAGTGAAGAGTACCTGTATGGGGACGAGACTCCATCCAGTGCCTTGGAGTACATGAAAGCCTCCCCCAAGCGGCTGAGCCTACCTGACACCACCGCCTGGAGCTCCGGAGGGGGGCTGGACCAAAGTGTCTATGCCCAGCAGCCCCCTGGCATGACAGGCCTCAGCCTAGAGGAGGACCCCCAGCTGGCAGCCAACCGCCACAGCCTGGTGGAGAAGATCGGAGAGCTCGCGGCCAGCGCCCACGCCCTGGGCGAAGGTCagttccccttctcctctctggaCCCTCTGCCAGCGGACCCAATGGGTACCAACTCTGTAACCCAACACCCACAACAACCACCACACAGGCCCCAGGAGGGCGTGGACATGCTGGTGTCCATACGGAGAGGTGTGAGGCTCCGCAAGGCGGTCTCCAACGACAGATCAGCCCCCAGGATACTGCAGGATACTGCAGCAGCATCCAGGATACTGCGGTAG
- the mtss1la gene encoding MTSS I-BAR domain containing 2a isoform X5, with protein sequence MESVEKECGALGGLFQAIVNDMKSSYPVWEDFSAKATKLHSQLRTTVLATVAFLDAFQKVADMATNSRGGTRDIGSALTRMCMRHRSIETKLRHFTNALMEGLVTPLQDRIEEWKKTANLLDKDHAKEYKRSRQEIKRKSSDTMKLQKKARKELLGRGNLRPQLDSAMQDVSDLYLLMGETEKQAVRRALLEERGRYCFFINLLKPVVNGEIAMLGEITHLQAIVDDLTVLTEDPHKLPPASEQVIGDLKGSDYSWSYQTPPSSPSSAASRKSSMCSILQMPTVGAHRLSSVSSHDSGFISQDANTHSKPPSPMPSDITSQDWSKTSTYEPSLATTLQQRRESLDRMREQEVPSSPKGFSGMHPDTHRSRMAQATIAAKHGGEAMSPAASTLAMVLTRGLSIEQQKNSRESLQYSSGYSTQTNTPCCSEDTIPSQGSDYECYSLNGDADTSREADFDKSSTIPRHSNIAQNYRRMIQTKRPASTAGLPAGVSPPGGMHGVIYGGDGGRDGRHGAITSGTATIRRTPSSKTGVRRTPSTSGPIAIRPPIVPVKTPTVPDSPVYSPCYSPSYSPSLIQSMGSEEYLYGDETPSSALEYMKASPKRLSLPDTTAWSSGGGLDQSVYAQQPPGMTGLSLEEDPQLAANRHSLVEKIGELAASAHALGEGQFPFSSLDPLPADPMGTNSVTQHPQQPPHRPQEGVDMLVSIRRGVRLRKAVSNDRSAPRILQDTAAASRILR encoded by the exons gaggCACCAGGGACATAGGTTCAGCTCTGACCAGGATGTGCATGAGACACCGCAGCATCGAGACTAAACTACGCCACTTCACCAA tgctCTTATGGAAGGCCTAGTCACTCCTCTCCAGGACAGGATAGAAGAATGGAAGAAGACAGCTAACCTGCTGGACAAAGACCACGCCAAAG AATACAAGCGGTCTCGCCAGGAGATCAAGAGGAAGTCCTCAGACACCATGAAGCTCCAGAAGAAGGCCAGGAAAG AGCTTCTAG gccggGGTAACCTGCGTCCCCAGCTGGACAGTGCCATGCAGGACGTCAGTGACCTCTACCTTCTGATGGGGGAGACCGAGAAGCAGGCGGTGCGCCGGGCCCTCCTAGAGGAGAGGGGGCGCTACTGCTTCTTCATCAACCTGCTGAAGCCTGTGGTG AATGGAGAGATAGCCATGCTGGGAGAGATCACTCACCTGCAGGCCATTGTTGATGACCTCACTGTGCTCACTGAAGACCCACACAAACTGCCCCCGGCTAGTGAGCAG gtgatcGGGGACCTGAAGGGTTCAGACTACAGTTGGTCCTACcagacccctccctcctctcccagcagTGCTGCCTCCAGGAAGAGCAGTATGTGCAGTATCCTCCAGATGCCAACTGTCGGTGCCCATCGTCTCAGTAGTGTCTCCTCCCATGATTCAGGGTTCATCTCTCAGGATGCCAACACCCACTCCAAGCCCCCCTCGCCCATGCCCTCTGACATCACCAGCCAG GATTGGTCTAAAACCAGTACCTATGAGCCCTCACTGGCTACCACTCTGCAGCAAAGGAGAGAGTCATTGGACAGGATGAGGGAGCAGGAGGTTCCTTCCAGTCCTAAAGGGTTCTCTGGGATGCACCCAGACACTCATAGGTCCAGGATGGCCCAAGCTACTATAGCAGCCAAG cACGGCGGTGAGGCCATGTCCCCAGCAGCCAGTACACTAGCCATGGTGCTGACCCGTGGTCTCAGTATAGAGCAGCAGAAGAATAGCAGGGAATCTCTGCAGTATTCCAGTGGCTACAGCACCCAGACCAACACACCCTGCTGCTCAGAGGACACCATCCCCTCACAGG GGTCTGACTATGAGTGCTACTCTCTGAACGGGGACGCTGATACCAGCAGGGAGGCTGACTTCGACAAGTCCTCCACCATCCCCCGCCACAGCAACATCGCCCAGAACTACCGCCGCATGATCCAGACCAAGAGGCCGGCCAGCACCGCCGGGTTACCCGCCGGAGTGAGCCCTCCTGGTGGTATGCATGGAGTGATTTATGGGGGTGATGGAGGGCGTGATGGGAGGCACGGAGCCATCACCTCTGGAACAGCCACCATCCGCCGGACCCCCTCCTCCAAAACGGGGGTGAGACGCACACCGTCCACCTCAGGCCCCATCGCCATCCGCCCCCCCATCGTTCCAGTCAAGACCCCCACGGTGCCAGACTCTCCTGTCTACTCCCCCTGTTACTCCCCCAGCTACTCTCCCAGCCTTATCCAGAGCATGGGAAGTGAAGAGTACCTGTATGGGGACGAGACTCCATCCAGTGCCTTGGAGTACATGAAAGCCTCCCCCAAGCGGCTGAGCCTACCTGACACCACCGCCTGGAGCTCCGGAGGGGGGCTGGACCAAAGTGTCTATGCCCAGCAGCCCCCTGGCATGACAGGCCTCAGCCTAGAGGAGGACCCCCAGCTGGCAGCCAACCGCCACAGCCTGGTGGAGAAGATCGGAGAGCTCGCGGCCAGCGCCCACGCCCTGGGCGAAGGTCagttccccttctcctctctggaCCCTCTGCCAGCGGACCCAATGGGTACCAACTCTGTAACCCAACACCCACAACAACCACCACACAGGCCCCAGGAGGGCGTGGACATGCTGGTGTCCATACGGAGAGGTGTGAGGCTCCGCAAGGCGGTCTCCAACGACAGATCAGCCCCCAGGATACTGCAGGATACTGCAGCAGCATCCAGGATACTGCGGTAG